A genomic window from Streptomyces broussonetiae includes:
- a CDS encoding transposase → MRIVAETGKPIAQVAQDLGINETTLASWVSRARRAGGAVARGESEEFARLRRENARLKKDSKELAMERDVLERCMVLWVK, encoded by the coding sequence GTGCGGATCGTCGCCGAGACCGGCAAGCCGATCGCGCAGGTCGCGCAGGACCTCGGGATCAACGAGACCACGCTGGCGAGCTGGGTGTCGCGGGCTCGAAGGGCCGGCGGGGCCGTGGCGAGGGGTGAGAGCGAGGAGTTCGCGCGGCTGCGGCGGGAGAACGCGCGGCTGAAGAAGGACAGCAAGGAGCTGGCCATGGAGCGTGATGTGCTCGAACGCTGCATGGTCTTGTGGGTGAAGTAG
- a CDS encoding IS3 family transposase — translation MSEAWFCKWRRRASEPTKRETRRAEPAERICHFFDRSGRTYGSPRITVDLWEEGWQVSQNTVAEIMAELGLQGRKPPRRRRSLTRPGKRSEYTARPAGSPPSSSNGSSRKGHRHTVLRWVAYAGRDWAGYLAARAENEASMGCHDNSPVWKGSVASRAVPEHAVGKWDAARSSRCSRGTPGWQPAVGQVGRNGSGARGTRPE, via the coding sequence GTGTCGGAGGCGTGGTTCTGCAAGTGGCGCCGCCGGGCGTCCGAGCCGACGAAACGCGAGACCAGACGCGCAGAGCCGGCCGAGCGGATCTGTCACTTCTTCGACCGCTCCGGCCGGACGTACGGCTCGCCGAGGATCACAGTGGACTTGTGGGAGGAGGGCTGGCAGGTGTCACAGAACACCGTCGCCGAGATCATGGCCGAACTCGGCCTGCAGGGCCGCAAGCCGCCTCGCCGACGCCGCTCGCTCACCCGCCCCGGCAAGCGGAGCGAATACACAGCGCGGCCGGCGGGAAGCCCCCCGTCGAGTTCGAACGGATCATCCAGGAAGGGGCACCGCCACACCGTGCTCCGCTGGGTCGCCTACGCCGGACGCGACTGGGCCGGGTATCTCGCCGCACGAGCTGAGAACGAGGCTTCGATGGGTTGCCATGACAACAGTCCTGTCTGGAAAGGTTCCGTTGCGTCTCGGGCCGTCCCAGAGCATGCCGTTGGGAAGTGGGACGCCGCCCGAAGCAGTCGATGCTCGCGGGGCACCCCTGGCTGGCAGCCGGCGGTGGGGCAGGTCGGCCGGAATGGCTCCGGGGCCCGCGGTACGCGACCGGAGTGA
- a CDS encoding LacI family DNA-binding transcriptional regulator, with the protein MTRAATLAEIAREAGVSTPTVSKVVNGRADVAPATRERVEELLHQYGYQRRHSNNAPSSPLLELVFHELESAWAMEVIRGVENVVRQEGMSVVLSESSGRLSLGQSWMDGVLARRPTGVVLVLSGLDKAQQAQLTGRGIPFVVMDPAGDPGQDMPAVGTTNWNGGLAATRHLLDLGHRRIGMIAGPGRMMCSRARIDGYRAALETAGVAFDPALVREGNFHHETGYWVGLELLRLKDRPTAIFTGNDLQALGLYEAARELGLRIPEDLSVVGFDDLPIARWVGPPLTTVRQPLTEMAEVAARMVIDLARGNPPSALRVDLATSLVERSSTAPAPTADQH; encoded by the coding sequence GTGACCAGAGCGGCGACACTCGCCGAAATCGCGCGCGAGGCGGGGGTGTCCACACCGACTGTTTCGAAAGTCGTGAACGGCCGCGCGGACGTCGCCCCCGCCACCCGGGAGCGGGTGGAGGAGCTGCTGCATCAGTACGGCTACCAGCGGCGACACAGCAACAACGCCCCGTCCAGCCCGTTGCTGGAGCTGGTGTTCCACGAGCTCGAGAGCGCCTGGGCGATGGAGGTCATCCGCGGGGTCGAGAACGTCGTCCGCCAGGAGGGAATGAGCGTCGTCCTGTCGGAATCCTCGGGCCGGCTCAGCCTCGGGCAGTCCTGGATGGACGGGGTGCTCGCCCGCCGCCCAACGGGCGTGGTCCTGGTGCTGTCCGGGCTCGACAAGGCACAGCAGGCGCAACTGACCGGCCGAGGCATCCCGTTCGTGGTGATGGACCCGGCCGGGGACCCCGGTCAGGACATGCCGGCGGTCGGGACGACCAACTGGAACGGCGGCCTCGCCGCCACCCGCCACCTGCTCGACCTGGGCCACCGACGCATCGGCATGATCGCCGGACCAGGGCGGATGATGTGCAGCCGCGCCCGGATTGACGGCTACCGGGCCGCGCTGGAGACGGCCGGCGTAGCCTTCGATCCCGCACTGGTCCGCGAGGGCAACTTCCACCACGAAACCGGCTACTGGGTGGGCCTGGAGCTGCTGCGCCTCAAGGACCGGCCCACCGCCATCTTCACCGGCAACGACCTGCAGGCGCTCGGCCTCTACGAGGCCGCACGCGAGTTGGGCCTACGCATCCCGGAGGATCTCAGCGTCGTCGGCTTCGACGACCTGCCCATCGCCCGCTGGGTCGGCCCACCCCTGACCACCGTCCGCCAGCCGCTGACCGAGATGGCCGAAGTCGCCGCGCGCATGGTGATCGACCTCGCCCGCGGCAACCCACCGTCCGCTCTGCGCGTGGACCTGGCCACCAGCCTGGTCGAGCGCAGCAGCACAGCCCCAGCCCCGACCGCCGACCAGCACTGA
- a CDS encoding ABC transporter substrate-binding protein — protein MTVRNGATRNRFAAVAATTALVLSLTAGCGSSGGPNSGTIHVLVYGDAANKVEKQIVDTFNKTSKVKAVLDTIPGADYQSKLNTIINTPQAPDIFFNWGGGSIAPFAKKNLLLPLDDMIAKDPGLKSNFLPSVFNTAVIDGKSYGVPMRGTQPVLLFNNKKVLASAGLGVPRTWDDLISDVKVLKAKGLTPIALGGGDQWPALMWFEYVFDRVAGPDLFRKALAGDKSAWAGPDSQKALGMLKQLVDVGAFGSNFDSVKFTDGGSPALMAKGKAAFELMGSWEYSTQQSSNPDFAKNDLGYSAFPTVSGGKGDPKDVVGNTNNFYSVVKKTKHPDAVAAFLKLMYSDEFVKAQLGIGNLPTTTNTAKFLSTSASPDYSQFQFNLVKAAPSFQLSWDQAYPPAAATPIHTAIQKFFDGKTDANGFIQAMQSLSNS, from the coding sequence ATGACCGTTCGTAACGGTGCGACCCGGAACAGATTCGCCGCAGTAGCGGCAACGACCGCGCTGGTGCTCAGCTTGACCGCCGGATGCGGGTCCAGCGGCGGCCCCAACTCCGGGACGATCCACGTCCTCGTCTACGGGGACGCCGCGAACAAGGTCGAGAAGCAGATCGTCGATACGTTCAACAAGACCTCGAAGGTCAAGGCAGTGCTGGACACCATCCCCGGCGCCGACTACCAGTCCAAGCTCAACACGATCATCAACACCCCGCAGGCCCCCGACATCTTCTTCAACTGGGGCGGCGGCAGCATCGCGCCCTTCGCAAAGAAGAACCTCCTGCTCCCCCTGGACGACATGATCGCCAAGGACCCGGGGCTCAAGTCCAACTTCCTTCCCTCGGTGTTCAACACCGCGGTGATCGACGGCAAGTCCTACGGTGTCCCGATGCGCGGGACGCAGCCCGTGCTGCTCTTCAACAACAAGAAGGTCCTGGCGAGCGCCGGCCTTGGCGTCCCGCGGACCTGGGACGACCTGATCAGCGACGTCAAGGTGCTCAAGGCCAAGGGTCTGACCCCGATCGCGCTCGGCGGCGGTGACCAGTGGCCCGCCCTCATGTGGTTCGAGTACGTCTTCGACCGGGTTGCCGGGCCGGACCTGTTCCGGAAGGCGCTCGCCGGTGACAAGAGCGCGTGGGCCGGCCCGGACAGCCAGAAGGCCCTGGGCATGCTGAAGCAACTGGTCGACGTCGGCGCATTCGGCAGCAACTTCGACTCGGTGAAGTTCACCGACGGCGGGTCCCCGGCGCTGATGGCCAAGGGCAAGGCCGCCTTCGAGCTGATGGGCTCCTGGGAGTACTCCACCCAGCAGTCCAGCAACCCCGACTTCGCCAAGAACGATCTCGGCTACAGCGCTTTCCCGACCGTCAGCGGCGGCAAGGGCGACCCGAAGGACGTCGTCGGCAACACCAACAACTTCTACTCCGTCGTGAAGAAGACCAAGCACCCCGACGCCGTGGCGGCCTTCCTCAAGCTCATGTACTCCGACGAGTTCGTGAAGGCGCAGCTCGGCATCGGCAACCTGCCGACCACCACCAACACCGCCAAGTTCCTGTCCACCTCGGCCAGCCCGGACTACTCGCAGTTCCAGTTCAACCTGGTCAAGGCGGCCCCGTCGTTCCAGCTGTCCTGGGACCAGGCCTACCCGCCGGCGGCGGCCACGCCGATCCACACGGCCATTCAGAAGTTCTTCGACGGCAAGACCGACGCCAACGGCTTCATCCAGGCGATGCAGTCGCTGTCCAACTCCTGA
- a CDS encoding carbohydrate ABC transporter permease, with amino-acid sequence MSPLSLAAVSGRRLKARRAGVGVTRPGFAWAVPATVFFLLFAILPLVLVAVLSFTSWDGITSPHFNGLANWTKLIHDPVMTQSIWLTLVLTVLGVVTQTPISILLGVWAAGPQRNRAVLSAIFFVPLLLSATAVSVLWRALLDPNFGVPGQLPWLFGNGNLLGNQPGSIAVLTFVGMWQFTPLHTLLYQGGARAVPQVLYQAAAIDGAGTVRQFFHVTLPQLRNTMITSMILMVVGGLTTFDTVLILTQGGPGTDTTVSAYYMYVQGFKDFDFGAGSAIALVLVVVATLISLAVVRLSGYDKMRSTAEGI; translated from the coding sequence ATGAGCCCACTTTCTCTCGCAGCCGTGTCCGGCCGCCGCCTCAAGGCGCGCCGGGCCGGCGTCGGGGTGACCCGCCCGGGCTTCGCCTGGGCGGTTCCCGCGACCGTCTTCTTCCTGCTGTTCGCGATCCTTCCGTTGGTGCTGGTCGCGGTGCTGTCCTTCACGAGCTGGGACGGCATCACTTCGCCGCACTTCAACGGCCTGGCGAACTGGACCAAGCTGATCCACGACCCGGTGATGACCCAGAGCATCTGGCTCACCCTCGTGCTCACCGTGCTCGGGGTCGTGACGCAGACGCCCATCAGCATCCTGCTGGGCGTCTGGGCGGCCGGACCGCAGCGCAACCGGGCTGTGCTGTCCGCGATCTTCTTCGTCCCGCTGCTGCTCTCGGCGACCGCGGTCTCGGTGCTGTGGCGCGCCCTGCTTGACCCCAACTTCGGCGTGCCGGGCCAGCTTCCCTGGCTGTTCGGCAACGGCAACCTGCTCGGCAACCAGCCCGGTTCGATCGCGGTGCTGACCTTCGTCGGAATGTGGCAGTTCACCCCCCTGCACACGTTGCTCTACCAGGGCGGCGCCCGCGCGGTTCCGCAGGTGCTCTATCAGGCCGCGGCGATCGACGGGGCCGGCACCGTGCGGCAGTTCTTCCACGTCACCCTGCCGCAACTGCGCAACACCATGATCACATCGATGATCCTCATGGTCGTCGGCGGGCTGACCACCTTCGACACGGTGCTGATCCTCACCCAGGGCGGCCCCGGCACAGACACCACGGTCAGCGCCTACTACATGTACGTGCAGGGCTTCAAGGATTTCGACTTCGGCGCCGGGTCGGCCATCGCGCTGGTCCTGGTCGTGGTCGCCACCCTCATCTCCCTGGCCGTGGTCCGGCTCTCCGGCTACGACAAGATGCGCAGCACAGCGGAGGGGATCTGA
- a CDS encoding carbohydrate ABC transporter permease — protein sequence MRQRPNYLAGLGSLIWLALIGLPLYVLLTATLRTTSNYSTQGPLSFPSQLTLSNYFNAFSNGFGQDFLNTLIVTVSVVGIVLVVVPPLAYAIVRAQGRTITVVFRFFLLGLAVPAQAVIVPMFYVISQAGLYDHLIGVILPTAAFSLPVCTLVLTGSMRDITPELYEAMAMDGASPRRVFRQLVLPLSKSGLSSIVVFSALQAWNGFLFPLILTQSDSTKVITLGLYNFQTEHGVDVPGLLSAVVLSMLPIFIVYLFARRALVQGLMGVGGK from the coding sequence ATGAGGCAGCGCCCCAACTACCTCGCAGGACTGGGCTCCCTGATATGGCTCGCCCTGATCGGCCTGCCGCTCTACGTGCTGCTGACCGCCACCCTGCGTACCACCTCCAACTACTCCACCCAGGGCCCGCTGAGCTTTCCGTCGCAGCTGACCCTGAGCAACTACTTCAACGCGTTCTCCAACGGCTTCGGCCAGGACTTCCTCAACACCCTGATCGTCACCGTCAGCGTCGTCGGCATCGTGCTGGTGGTGGTGCCTCCGCTCGCCTACGCCATCGTGCGCGCCCAGGGCCGGACCATCACCGTCGTGTTCCGGTTTTTCCTGTTGGGACTCGCGGTTCCCGCGCAGGCAGTGATCGTGCCGATGTTCTACGTGATCAGCCAGGCCGGGCTCTATGACCACCTGATCGGCGTCATCCTGCCCACCGCCGCGTTCTCGCTGCCGGTGTGCACCCTGGTGCTGACCGGGTCGATGCGCGACATCACCCCCGAGCTGTACGAAGCCATGGCGATGGACGGAGCCTCCCCGCGGCGCGTCTTCAGGCAACTGGTCCTGCCTCTGTCGAAGAGCGGGCTCTCCTCCATCGTCGTCTTCTCGGCCCTGCAGGCCTGGAACGGCTTCCTCTTCCCGCTGATCCTCACCCAGTCGGACTCGACCAAGGTGATCACCCTCGGTCTGTACAACTTCCAGACCGAACACGGCGTCGACGTCCCCGGACTGCTCAGCGCCGTGGTGCTGTCCATGCTCCCCATCTTCATCGTCTACCTGTTCGCCCGCCGCGCCCTGGTCCAGGGGCTCATGGGGGTCGGAGGAAAGTGA
- a CDS encoding beta-xylosidase/alpha-l-arabinosidase has product MNPAAEVATPVWRDVSLDPAIRANALIAAMTLREKTAQLVGVWVGASDEGGEVAPHQHEMEEPPDLDDLLPHGLGQLTRPFGTVPVDAAVGALSLARSQQRIVAANRFGIPAIAHEECLAGFAAWGATAYPVPLSWGATFNPELVRTMATAIGTDMRSVGVHQGLAPVLDVVRDARWGRVEETIGEDPYLVGTIATAYVQGLESAGIVATLKHFAGYSASRAGRNLAPVTMGPRERTDVILPPFEMALREGRPRSVMHAYTDTDGIPSAADQELLTGLLRDTWGFDGTVVADYFGIAFLKLLHGVAGSWAEAAGLALASGVDVELPTVKTFGQPLLDAVEAGTVPEELIDRALRRILIQKAQLGLLDPDWNPVPQALSGAELAVPEALRGSVDLDPPANRRLARELAEQAVVLLRNDGTLPLGRPGRIALIGPNADTPTAVLGCYSFPVHVGSQHPEVPTGIALPTLREALAAEFPDAEIFSAPGATVDGDSTAGFAEAVAAARVADVVVLALGDRAGLFGRGTSGEGCDAESMQLPGVQQQLLDALLDADTPVVLVMLAGRPYALGRADTEAAAIVQSFFPGEAGTEAIAGVLSGRVNPSGRLPVSVPRNKGVQPSTYLAARLAQDSDVSSTSTSAAYGFGHGLGYTEFEWSALDVSVAETGTDGSFRIAFEVRNTGERSGCEVVQFYLHDPVASVVRPMQRLVGYRRLPLETGEVCLVRLELPADLASFTGRGGRRIVEPGELELRISASSTDHRITVPLRLTGPVREVDHTRRLHPVVTVECR; this is encoded by the coding sequence ATGAACCCAGCCGCCGAGGTCGCCACCCCTGTGTGGCGGGACGTCTCGCTCGACCCCGCGATCAGAGCCAACGCCCTGATCGCGGCGATGACCCTGCGGGAGAAGACAGCGCAGCTGGTCGGAGTCTGGGTGGGCGCCTCCGACGAGGGCGGCGAGGTCGCCCCGCACCAGCACGAGATGGAGGAGCCGCCGGACCTGGACGACCTGCTGCCGCATGGTCTGGGCCAGCTGACCCGGCCCTTCGGCACCGTTCCCGTGGACGCCGCCGTCGGTGCGCTCTCGCTCGCCCGCTCCCAGCAGCGCATCGTCGCCGCCAACCGCTTCGGCATACCCGCGATCGCCCACGAGGAGTGCCTGGCCGGGTTCGCGGCCTGGGGGGCGACCGCCTACCCGGTCCCGCTTTCCTGGGGCGCCACCTTCAACCCCGAGCTGGTGCGCACCATGGCCACCGCCATCGGGACCGACATGCGCTCCGTCGGCGTCCACCAGGGCCTCGCCCCCGTGCTCGACGTGGTGCGAGACGCCCGCTGGGGCCGCGTCGAGGAGACCATCGGCGAGGACCCGTACCTGGTCGGCACCATCGCCACCGCCTACGTGCAGGGCCTGGAGTCCGCCGGGATCGTCGCCACGCTCAAGCATTTCGCCGGCTACTCCGCCTCGCGGGCCGGCCGCAACCTCGCACCGGTCACCATGGGCCCCCGCGAGCGCACCGATGTCATCCTTCCCCCGTTCGAGATGGCGCTACGCGAAGGCCGACCGCGCTCGGTCATGCACGCCTACACGGACACCGACGGCATCCCCTCGGCAGCCGATCAGGAACTGCTCACCGGTCTGCTCCGGGACACCTGGGGCTTCGACGGGACGGTGGTGGCGGACTACTTCGGCATCGCCTTCCTCAAGCTCCTGCACGGCGTCGCCGGAAGCTGGGCCGAGGCCGCCGGGCTTGCCCTCGCCAGCGGTGTCGACGTCGAGCTGCCCACCGTCAAGACATTCGGACAGCCCCTGCTCGACGCGGTCGAGGCCGGCACCGTCCCTGAGGAACTGATCGATCGCGCCCTGCGCCGGATCCTCATTCAGAAGGCCCAACTCGGCCTGCTCGACCCCGACTGGAACCCGGTTCCGCAGGCGCTCTCCGGAGCGGAACTGGCCGTTCCCGAGGCGCTGCGCGGCAGCGTCGACCTGGACCCCCCGGCAAACCGGCGGCTGGCGCGCGAGCTGGCGGAGCAGGCCGTCGTGCTGCTGCGCAACGACGGGACGCTGCCGCTCGGCCGCCCCGGCAGGATCGCCCTGATCGGCCCCAACGCCGACACCCCGACGGCCGTGCTGGGCTGCTACTCCTTCCCCGTGCACGTCGGCTCGCAACACCCCGAGGTCCCGACCGGCATCGCGCTGCCGACACTGCGCGAGGCCTTGGCGGCCGAGTTCCCCGACGCCGAGATCTTCTCCGCGCCCGGTGCGACGGTCGACGGCGACAGCACGGCCGGCTTCGCCGAGGCGGTCGCAGCGGCGCGCGTCGCCGACGTCGTGGTACTCGCCCTCGGGGACCGCGCCGGCCTGTTCGGCCGCGGCACCAGTGGCGAGGGATGTGACGCCGAATCGATGCAACTGCCCGGCGTTCAGCAGCAGTTGCTCGACGCCCTGCTCGATGCCGACACGCCTGTGGTGCTCGTCATGCTGGCGGGCCGCCCTTACGCACTGGGCCGCGCCGACACGGAGGCGGCGGCGATCGTGCAGTCCTTCTTTCCTGGGGAAGCGGGCACCGAGGCGATCGCCGGCGTGCTGAGCGGGCGGGTGAACCCCTCCGGACGGTTGCCGGTGAGCGTGCCGCGGAACAAGGGTGTTCAGCCCTCCACCTACCTGGCCGCACGACTGGCCCAGGACAGCGACGTGTCCAGCACCAGTACCAGCGCTGCCTACGGGTTCGGGCACGGGCTCGGCTACACGGAATTCGAGTGGTCCGCGCTCGACGTCAGCGTCGCGGAGACCGGCACCGACGGCAGCTTCCGGATCGCCTTCGAGGTCCGCAACACAGGCGAACGCTCCGGCTGCGAGGTGGTGCAGTTCTACCTGCACGACCCGGTGGCCTCCGTGGTCCGACCGATGCAGCGCCTCGTCGGCTACCGGCGCCTCCCGCTCGAAACCGGGGAAGTCTGCCTGGTCCGCCTGGAACTGCCCGCGGACCTGGCCTCCTTCACCGGTCGCGGGGGCCGTCGCATCGTCGAACCCGGCGAGCTCGAGCTGCGGATCTCCGCCAGCAGCACCGACCACCGCATCACGGTCCCGCTGCGCCTGACCGGCCCCGTCCGGGAGGTCGACCACACCCGCAGGCTGCACCCCGTTGTCACTGTCGAGTGCCGCTGA
- a CDS encoding glycoside hydrolase family 43 protein produces MRTYDNPVISGFHPDPSVCRVGDDYYLVCSSFEYFPGLPLFHSKDLVHWEQIGNVLDRPEQLPLPLPGAKASGGLYAPTIRRHDGRFWVINTNVDGGGNFVVSAERPEGPWSDPVWIDLHGIDPDLAWAEDGTCWCAFSGPEGGINMARIDPVKGEILEGPFAAWSGSGLKYPEAPHLYRIGDWWYLLIAEGGTERGHSVSVARGRSPRGPWEGAPANPLLSHSGTARSIQNTGHADLVEAPDGSWWMVLLGVRPRGFTPDVHVLGRETFLTPVEWDEEGWPVVAPVPESHVAPGGAWHPVPGPPARDDFDEPALAPQWVSPFTRPEGSWSLTERPGWLALNATGSTLDRPGYTFVGRRQLHHDCRVTAAIDPGTGRGGLCVRLDEAHHYELEVGNGEAGVVARIGPLRQTVAARPVPSGPLTLTVAIRTSDLVPASPELTDGGTTGPDTVAFWVGDPDAPDAQPLVELDGRYLSTEVACGFTGRVIGMYATEGAVAFDWFEYTPASAPSA; encoded by the coding sequence GTGCGTACGTACGACAATCCTGTGATCAGCGGGTTCCACCCCGATCCAAGCGTGTGCCGGGTCGGTGACGACTACTACCTGGTGTGCTCCAGCTTCGAGTACTTCCCCGGGCTGCCCCTCTTCCACAGCAAGGACCTGGTGCACTGGGAGCAGATCGGCAACGTGCTCGACCGGCCCGAGCAGCTGCCGCTGCCTCTCCCCGGAGCCAAGGCGTCCGGCGGCCTCTACGCCCCCACGATCCGCCGGCACGACGGCCGTTTCTGGGTCATCAACACCAATGTCGACGGCGGCGGCAACTTCGTCGTCTCGGCCGAGCGGCCCGAGGGACCGTGGAGCGACCCGGTGTGGATCGACCTGCACGGGATCGACCCCGATCTGGCGTGGGCGGAGGACGGCACCTGCTGGTGCGCCTTCTCCGGACCCGAAGGCGGCATCAACATGGCCAGGATCGACCCGGTCAAGGGGGAGATACTTGAGGGCCCTTTTGCCGCATGGTCGGGCAGCGGCCTGAAATACCCTGAGGCGCCCCACCTCTACCGCATCGGCGACTGGTGGTACCTGCTGATCGCGGAAGGCGGCACCGAACGCGGCCACAGCGTGTCCGTCGCCCGCGGCCGCTCGCCACGCGGACCCTGGGAAGGCGCACCCGCCAACCCCCTGCTGTCCCACAGCGGTACCGCCCGCTCCATCCAGAACACCGGCCACGCCGACCTGGTGGAGGCTCCCGACGGCAGTTGGTGGATGGTGCTGCTCGGCGTCCGGCCCCGCGGCTTCACGCCCGACGTGCACGTGCTCGGCCGCGAGACGTTCCTGACCCCCGTGGAGTGGGACGAGGAGGGCTGGCCCGTCGTCGCGCCCGTCCCCGAGAGTCACGTGGCCCCGGGCGGTGCCTGGCACCCCGTTCCGGGCCCGCCCGCCCGCGACGACTTCGACGAGCCCGCTCTCGCGCCGCAGTGGGTCTCGCCGTTCACCCGCCCGGAGGGCTCCTGGTCGCTCACCGAGCGCCCTGGCTGGCTGGCCCTCAACGCCACCGGTTCCACCCTGGACCGCCCCGGGTACACCTTCGTCGGCCGCCGTCAGCTACACCACGACTGCCGCGTCACCGCAGCGATCGACCCGGGTACGGGACGAGGCGGCCTCTGCGTGCGCCTGGACGAAGCCCACCACTATGAACTGGAGGTCGGGAACGGAGAGGCCGGCGTCGTCGCCCGGATCGGTCCGCTGCGCCAGACCGTGGCCGCCCGACCAGTCCCGTCCGGACCGCTGACCCTCACCGTCGCGATCCGCACGTCCGACCTTGTGCCTGCGTCGCCCGAACTCACCGATGGCGGAACCACCGGCCCTGACACCGTCGCCTTCTGGGTCGGCGACCCCGACGCCCCGGACGCCCAGCCACTCGTCGAACTGGACGGGCGCTACCTGTCCACCGAGGTCGCCTGCGGCTTCACCGGCCGCGTTATCGGCATGTACGCCACCGAGGGCGCGGTCGCCTTCGACTGGTTCGAGTACACCCCGGCCTCGGCGCCCTCCGCTTGA
- a CDS encoding glycoside hydrolase family 6 protein yields MKPRSLRRRAAAVIAALTVCTALTVTQAQATPTPTPTHDVIIPAAKFYVDPHSEAAKQALVDLGNGDIQDATNMARLASWPQAEWFTQGTPDEVRVRVHNLARRARAVDQITVLVAYDIPGRDCSQYSSGGAVSSAAYRQWIDAFAAGIGDNRAVVVVEPDGLANLPKDCGPATDPTGELTAARIADLRYAVKALKARPRTAVYLDAGNVQWRAVGDIAQRLLDAGVQYGDGFALNVSNNHPTDHNARYGTWIAKCVWYATEGPEQARGHTDWCASQYYSSAAPNDGAPGDAVSPTDPGTWRWTDAWFDQNVGTAPAGELRHFVIDTSRDGRGAWTPAPGKYSGDPEAWCNAPGRGLGPRPTAYTGVPLIDAYLWIKTPGESDGSCTRDTGGTIDPEYGIVDPPAGAWWPDQAHALARNAVPRLTFNR; encoded by the coding sequence ATGAAACCACGCAGCCTACGGCGCCGCGCGGCCGCCGTCATCGCGGCGCTCACCGTCTGCACCGCCCTCACCGTGACGCAGGCTCAGGCCACGCCCACGCCCACGCCCACGCACGACGTGATCATCCCGGCCGCGAAGTTCTATGTGGACCCACACAGCGAGGCGGCGAAACAGGCCCTCGTCGACCTCGGGAACGGCGACATCCAGGACGCCACGAACATGGCCAGACTCGCGAGCTGGCCGCAGGCCGAATGGTTCACCCAGGGCACGCCCGACGAGGTGCGCGTCAGGGTGCACAACCTCGCCCGGCGGGCCCGGGCCGTCGACCAGATCACAGTGCTGGTCGCCTACGACATACCCGGCCGGGACTGCTCGCAGTACTCCAGCGGCGGAGCCGTGTCCTCCGCCGCCTACCGCCAGTGGATCGACGCCTTCGCCGCCGGCATCGGCGACAACAGGGCCGTGGTCGTGGTCGAACCCGACGGCCTCGCCAACCTCCCCAAGGACTGCGGGCCCGCCACGGACCCGACCGGCGAGCTCACCGCCGCCCGCATCGCCGACCTCCGATACGCCGTCAAGGCCCTGAAGGCCAGGCCCCGCACCGCGGTCTACCTGGACGCCGGCAACGTCCAGTGGCGGGCCGTCGGCGACATCGCCCAGCGGCTGTTGGACGCCGGGGTCCAGTACGGCGACGGTTTCGCCCTGAACGTCTCCAACAACCACCCCACCGACCACAACGCCCGATACGGCACCTGGATCGCCAAGTGCGTCTGGTACGCCACCGAAGGCCCCGAGCAGGCGCGCGGCCACACCGACTGGTGCGCCAGCCAGTACTACTCGTCCGCCGCCCCCAACGACGGCGCTCCCGGCGACGCCGTCTCCCCCACCGACCCCGGCACCTGGCGGTGGACCGACGCCTGGTTCGACCAGAACGTAGGCACCGCGCCGGCCGGCGAGCTGCGGCACTTCGTGATCGACACCAGCCGCGACGGTCGGGGCGCGTGGACCCCGGCGCCGGGCAAGTACAGCGGGGACCCGGAGGCCTGGTGCAACGCGCCCGGCCGTGGTCTCGGCCCACGCCCCACCGCCTACACCGGCGTCCCGCTCATCGACGCCTACCTGTGGATAAAGACCCCCGGTGAATCCGACGGCAGCTGCACCCGCGACACCGGCGGCACGATCGACCCCGAATACGGCATCGTCGACCCACCCGCCGGCGCCTGGTGGCCCGACCAGGCCCATGCGCTGGCCCGCAACGCGGTACCACGCCTGACGTTCAACCGCTGA